A segment of the Superficieibacter sp. HKU1 genome:
GTAACCTGGAGTCATACATCCGGGCTGCGAACGCATGGCCGATGTTGACGGCCGATGAAGAGCGGGCGCTCGCTGAAAAGCTGCATTACCAGGGCGATCTGGAAGCAGCTAAGACGCTGATCCTGTCACACCTGCGCTTTGTTGTTCATATTGCTCGTAACTACTCGGGCTATGGCCTGCCGCAGGCTGACCTCATTCAGGAAGGTAACATCGGCCTGATGAAAGCCGTGCGCCGTTTTAACCCTGAAGTCGGCGTGCGCCTGGTCTCCTTTGCCGTGCACTGGATCAAAGCTGAAATTCACGAATACGTGCTGCGTAACTGGCGTATCGTGAAGGTCGCCACCACTAAAGCACAGCGTAAGCTGTTCTTTAACCTGCGTAAAAACAAGCAGCGTCTGGGCTGGTTTAACCAGGATGAAGTCGAAATCGTGGCGCGTGAGCTGGGCGTGACCAGTAAAGACGTGCGTGAGATGGAATCGCGGATGGCGGCGCAGGACATGACGTTTGA
Coding sequences within it:
- the rpoH gene encoding RNA polymerase sigma factor RpoH — encoded protein: MTKEMQTLALAPVGNLESYIRAANAWPMLTADEERALAEKLHYQGDLEAAKTLILSHLRFVVHIARNYSGYGLPQADLIQEGNIGLMKAVRRFNPEVGVRLVSFAVHWIKAEIHEYVLRNWRIVKVATTKAQRKLFFNLRKNKQRLGWFNQDEVEIVARELGVTSKDVREMESRMAAQDMTFDMSSDDESDSQPMAPVLYLQDKTSNFADGIEDDNWEEQAANKLTDAMQGLDERSQAIIRARWLDDDNKSTLQELADRYGVSAERVRQLEKNAMKKLRAAIEA